One stretch of Rissa tridactyla isolate bRisTri1 chromosome 21, bRisTri1.patW.cur.20221130, whole genome shotgun sequence DNA includes these proteins:
- the AMPD1 gene encoding AMP deaminase 1 isoform X3: protein MSRMRIPEMDDAMRSFAEKVFASEVKDEEIRQEISPFDVEDICPISRQEMREHMILQQSSTEKRKKHLFRMKTIALAVPVAQRSITRLSTIDEVISASPLYQTVPDFQRVQITGDYASGVTVEDFEVVCKGLYRALCIREKYMQQSVQRFPRTPSQYLRAIEGEVWRASDTGPVFTPPVKDGEDPFETGNFPEDLGYHVQMRDGVVYIYGDKAALERNEPKDLPYPSLEHFVDDMNFLLALIAQGPVKTYTHRRLKFLSSKFQVHEMLNEMEEMKELKNNPHRDFYNCRKVDTHIHAAACMNQKHLLRFIKQSYCVDADRVVYDAKGKQLTLKQLFQQLNLHPYDLTVDSLDVHAGRQTFQRFDKFNDKYNPVGASELRDLYLKTENAINGEYFATIIKEVGSDLEDAKYQHAEPRLSIYGRSAEEWPKLASWFNNHRVYSPNMKWMIQVPRIYDVFRSKNFLPHFEKMLENIFVPVFEATINPQAHKELSVFLRHITGFDSVDDESKHSGHMFCTKSPKPKEWTSEKNPSYTYYLYYMYANILVLNNLRRQRGMNTFLFRPHCGEAGALTHLLTAFMTADNISHGLNLKKSPVLQYLYFLAQIPIAMSPLSNNSLFLEYAKNPLPDFHQKGLMVSLSTDDPMQFHYTKEPLMEEYAIAAQVFKLSTCDMCEIARNSVLQCGLSHEEKAKFLGENYQEEGPQGNDIRKTNVAQIRMAYRYETWCYELNLIAEGLKAE, encoded by the exons ATGTCACGGATGAGGATTCCAG AGATGGATGACGCAATGCGCTCCTTCGCAGAGAAGGTCTTTGCCTCTGAGGTGAAAGATGAGGAGATCAGGCAAGAGATCTCTCCTTTTGATGTGGAAGACATCTGCCCCATCTCACGCCAGGAAATGAGAGAGCACATGATACTTCAGCAGAGCTCTACAGAAAAGCG GAAGAAGCACCTGTTCCGCATGAAGACAATTGCACTGGCGGTCCCTGTGGCTCAGAGGTCTATAACCAGACTGTCTACTATTGATGAGGTCATCTCTGCCTCCCCCCTGTACCAGACTGTGCCTGACTTCCAGCGGGTACAGATCACAGGGGATTATGCCTCTGGG GTGACAGTTGAAGACTTTGAAGTTGTCTGCAAAGGCCTGTACCGCGCCCTGTGCATCCGGGAGAAGTACATGCAGCAGTCTGTGCAGAGGTTCCCCAGGACCCCATCTCAGTACCTGCGTGCTATCGAAGGCGAGGTCTGGAGGGCGAGCGACACCGGCCCAG TGTTCACCCCGCCAGTGAAGGATGGAGAGGATCCCTTTGAAACTGGAAATTTCCCTGAGGACCTGGGATACCACGTCCAGATGAGGGATGGGGTAGTTTACATCTATGGAGACAAGGCAGCGCTTGAAAGAAATGAGCCAAAGGACCTGCCCTACCCCAGCCTCGAGCACTTTGTTGATGACATGAACTTCCTCTTGGCCCTGATTGCACAGGGCCCTGT TAAGACCTACACTCATCGGCGCCTGAAGTTCCTCTCGTCCAAGTTCCAGGTGCATGAAATGCTGAATGAGATGGAGGAGATGAAAGAGCTGAAGAACAACCCCCATCGGGACTTCTACAACTGCCGGAAG GTGGACACACACATCCATGCTGCAGCCTGCATGAACCAGAAGCATCTTCTGCGGTTCATCAAGCAATCATACTGTGTGGATGCTGACCGTGTAGTTTATGATGCCAAGGGCAAACAGCTCACCCTAAAACAGCTTTTCCAGCAGCTCAATCTGCACCCCTACGACCTGACAGTGGATTCCCTGGATGTCCATGCT GGGCGGCAGACATTTCAGCGCTTTGACAAGTTCAATGACAAGTACAACCCTGTGGGTGCAAGTGAGCTGCGTGACCTTTATCTGAAGACGGAGAATGCTATCAACGGCGAGTACTTTGCTACCATCATCAAG GAGGTTGGCTCTGATCTGGAGGATGCCAAGTACCAGCATGCGGAGCCTCGCCTCTCAATCTATGGGCGATCAGCTGAGGAGTGGCCCAAGCTAGCCAGCTGGTTCAACAATCATCGGGTCTATTCTCCCAACATGAAGTGGATGATCCAAGTACCCAGGATTTA TGATGTGTTCAGGTCTAAGAATTTCCTCCCACACTTTGAGAAGATGCTGGAAAATATCTTTGTTCCTGTGTTTGAGGCAACTATCAATCCTCAAGCCCACAAAGAGCTGAGTGTCTTTCTACGTCAC ATCACTGGCTTCGACAGCGTGGATGATGAATCCAAGCATAGTGGACACATGTTCTGCACTAAAAGCCCAAAGCCAAAGGAGTGGACTTCGGAGAAGAACCCATCCTACACCTACTATCTATACTATATGTATGCCAACATCCTGGTGCTCAACAACCTACGCAG GCAGCGTGGTATGAACACGTTCCTCTTCCGTCCACACTGTGGGGAAGCCGGGGCCCTCACACATCTGCTTACAGCCTTCATGACAGCAGATAATATCTCCCACGGTCTCAACCTCAAGAAG AGCCCAGTGTTGCAGTACCTGTACTTCCTTGCCCAGATTCCCATCGCTATGTCCCCACTCAGCAACAACAGCCTTTTCCTGGAGTATGCAAAGAATCCATTGCCTGATTTCCACCAGAAGGGCCTCATGGTGTCCCTTTCTACAGATGACCCCATGCAGTTCCATTACACCAAG GAGCCCCTGATGGAGGAGTACGCCATTGCTGCCCAAGTCTTCAAGCTCAGCACCTGTGACATGTGTGAAATTGCCAGAAACAGCGTCCTGCAGTGTGGCCTGTCCCACGAG GAGAAAGCCAAGTTCCTGGGGGAAAACTACCAGGAAGAGGGGCCCCAGGGCAACGACATCCGCAAGACAAACGTGGCCCAGATCCGCATGGCCTACCGCTACGAGACCTGGTGCTACGAGCTCAACCTCATCGCCGAGGGGCTGAAAGCCGAATAG
- the AMPD1 gene encoding AMP deaminase 1 isoform X1 — MSRMRIPEMDDAMRSFAEKVFASEVKDEEIRQEISPFDVEDICPISRQEMREHMILQQSSTEKRKKHLFRMKTIALAVPVAQRSITRLSTIDEVISASPLYQTVPDFQRVQITGDYASGVTVEDFEVVCKGLYRALCIREKYMQQSVQRFPRTPSQYLRAIEGEVWRASDTGPVFTPPVKDGEDPFETGNFPEDLGYHVQMRDGVVYIYGDKAALERNEPKDLPYPSLEHFVDDMNFLLALIAQGPVKTYTHRRLKFLSSKFQVHEMLNEMEEMKELKNNPHRDFYNCRKVDTHIHAAACMNQKHLLRFIKQSYCVDADRVVYDAKGKQLTLKQLFQQLNLHPYDLTVDSLDVHAGRQTFQRFDKFNDKYNPVGASELRDLYLKTENAINGEYFATIIKEVGSDLEDAKYQHAEPRLSIYGRSAEEWPKLASWFNNHRVYSPNMKWMIQVPRIYDVFRSKNFLPHFEKMLENIFVPVFEATINPQAHKELSVFLRHITGFDSVDDESKHSGHMFCTKSPKPKEWTSEKNPSYTYYLYYMYANILVLNNLRRQRGMNTFLFRPHCGEAGALTHLLTAFMTADNISHGLNLKKSPVLQYLYFLAQIPIAMSPLSNNSLFLEYAKNPLPDFHQKGLMVSLSTDDPMQFHYTKEPLMEEYAIAAQVFKLSTCDMCEIARNSVLQCGLSHEGPDVRTAVLVSGRRKPSSWGKTTRKRGPRATTSARQTWPRSAWPTATRPGATSSTSSPRG; from the exons ATGTCACGGATGAGGATTCCAG AGATGGATGACGCAATGCGCTCCTTCGCAGAGAAGGTCTTTGCCTCTGAGGTGAAAGATGAGGAGATCAGGCAAGAGATCTCTCCTTTTGATGTGGAAGACATCTGCCCCATCTCACGCCAGGAAATGAGAGAGCACATGATACTTCAGCAGAGCTCTACAGAAAAGCG GAAGAAGCACCTGTTCCGCATGAAGACAATTGCACTGGCGGTCCCTGTGGCTCAGAGGTCTATAACCAGACTGTCTACTATTGATGAGGTCATCTCTGCCTCCCCCCTGTACCAGACTGTGCCTGACTTCCAGCGGGTACAGATCACAGGGGATTATGCCTCTGGG GTGACAGTTGAAGACTTTGAAGTTGTCTGCAAAGGCCTGTACCGCGCCCTGTGCATCCGGGAGAAGTACATGCAGCAGTCTGTGCAGAGGTTCCCCAGGACCCCATCTCAGTACCTGCGTGCTATCGAAGGCGAGGTCTGGAGGGCGAGCGACACCGGCCCAG TGTTCACCCCGCCAGTGAAGGATGGAGAGGATCCCTTTGAAACTGGAAATTTCCCTGAGGACCTGGGATACCACGTCCAGATGAGGGATGGGGTAGTTTACATCTATGGAGACAAGGCAGCGCTTGAAAGAAATGAGCCAAAGGACCTGCCCTACCCCAGCCTCGAGCACTTTGTTGATGACATGAACTTCCTCTTGGCCCTGATTGCACAGGGCCCTGT TAAGACCTACACTCATCGGCGCCTGAAGTTCCTCTCGTCCAAGTTCCAGGTGCATGAAATGCTGAATGAGATGGAGGAGATGAAAGAGCTGAAGAACAACCCCCATCGGGACTTCTACAACTGCCGGAAG GTGGACACACACATCCATGCTGCAGCCTGCATGAACCAGAAGCATCTTCTGCGGTTCATCAAGCAATCATACTGTGTGGATGCTGACCGTGTAGTTTATGATGCCAAGGGCAAACAGCTCACCCTAAAACAGCTTTTCCAGCAGCTCAATCTGCACCCCTACGACCTGACAGTGGATTCCCTGGATGTCCATGCT GGGCGGCAGACATTTCAGCGCTTTGACAAGTTCAATGACAAGTACAACCCTGTGGGTGCAAGTGAGCTGCGTGACCTTTATCTGAAGACGGAGAATGCTATCAACGGCGAGTACTTTGCTACCATCATCAAG GAGGTTGGCTCTGATCTGGAGGATGCCAAGTACCAGCATGCGGAGCCTCGCCTCTCAATCTATGGGCGATCAGCTGAGGAGTGGCCCAAGCTAGCCAGCTGGTTCAACAATCATCGGGTCTATTCTCCCAACATGAAGTGGATGATCCAAGTACCCAGGATTTA TGATGTGTTCAGGTCTAAGAATTTCCTCCCACACTTTGAGAAGATGCTGGAAAATATCTTTGTTCCTGTGTTTGAGGCAACTATCAATCCTCAAGCCCACAAAGAGCTGAGTGTCTTTCTACGTCAC ATCACTGGCTTCGACAGCGTGGATGATGAATCCAAGCATAGTGGACACATGTTCTGCACTAAAAGCCCAAAGCCAAAGGAGTGGACTTCGGAGAAGAACCCATCCTACACCTACTATCTATACTATATGTATGCCAACATCCTGGTGCTCAACAACCTACGCAG GCAGCGTGGTATGAACACGTTCCTCTTCCGTCCACACTGTGGGGAAGCCGGGGCCCTCACACATCTGCTTACAGCCTTCATGACAGCAGATAATATCTCCCACGGTCTCAACCTCAAGAAG AGCCCAGTGTTGCAGTACCTGTACTTCCTTGCCCAGATTCCCATCGCTATGTCCCCACTCAGCAACAACAGCCTTTTCCTGGAGTATGCAAAGAATCCATTGCCTGATTTCCACCAGAAGGGCCTCATGGTGTCCCTTTCTACAGATGACCCCATGCAGTTCCATTACACCAAG GAGCCCCTGATGGAGGAGTACGCCATTGCTGCCCAAGTCTTCAAGCTCAGCACCTGTGACATGTGTGAAATTGCCAGAAACAGCGTCCTGCAGTGTGGCCTGTCCCACGAG GGCCCTGATGTCCGCACCGCTGTCCTCGTCTCTGGCAGGAGAAAGCCAAGTTCCTGGGGGAAAACTACCAGGAAGAGGGGCCCCAGGGCAACGACATCCGCAAGACAAACGTGGCCCAGATCCGCATGGCCTACCGCTACGAGACCTGGTGCTACGAGCTCAACCTCATCGCCGAGGGGCTGA
- the AMPD1 gene encoding AMP deaminase 1 isoform X2 has protein sequence MDDAMRSFAEKVFASEVKDEEIRQEISPFDVEDICPISRQEMREHMILQQSSTEKRKKHLFRMKTIALAVPVAQRSITRLSTIDEVISASPLYQTVPDFQRVQITGDYASGVTVEDFEVVCKGLYRALCIREKYMQQSVQRFPRTPSQYLRAIEGEVWRASDTGPVFTPPVKDGEDPFETGNFPEDLGYHVQMRDGVVYIYGDKAALERNEPKDLPYPSLEHFVDDMNFLLALIAQGPVKTYTHRRLKFLSSKFQVHEMLNEMEEMKELKNNPHRDFYNCRKVDTHIHAAACMNQKHLLRFIKQSYCVDADRVVYDAKGKQLTLKQLFQQLNLHPYDLTVDSLDVHAGRQTFQRFDKFNDKYNPVGASELRDLYLKTENAINGEYFATIIKEVGSDLEDAKYQHAEPRLSIYGRSAEEWPKLASWFNNHRVYSPNMKWMIQVPRIYDVFRSKNFLPHFEKMLENIFVPVFEATINPQAHKELSVFLRHITGFDSVDDESKHSGHMFCTKSPKPKEWTSEKNPSYTYYLYYMYANILVLNNLRRQRGMNTFLFRPHCGEAGALTHLLTAFMTADNISHGLNLKKSPVLQYLYFLAQIPIAMSPLSNNSLFLEYAKNPLPDFHQKGLMVSLSTDDPMQFHYTKEPLMEEYAIAAQVFKLSTCDMCEIARNSVLQCGLSHEGPDVRTAVLVSGRRKPSSWGKTTRKRGPRATTSARQTWPRSAWPTATRPGATSSTSSPRG, from the exons ATGGATGACGCAATGCGCTCCTTCGCAGAGAAGGTCTTTGCCTCTGAGGTGAAAGATGAGGAGATCAGGCAAGAGATCTCTCCTTTTGATGTGGAAGACATCTGCCCCATCTCACGCCAGGAAATGAGAGAGCACATGATACTTCAGCAGAGCTCTACAGAAAAGCG GAAGAAGCACCTGTTCCGCATGAAGACAATTGCACTGGCGGTCCCTGTGGCTCAGAGGTCTATAACCAGACTGTCTACTATTGATGAGGTCATCTCTGCCTCCCCCCTGTACCAGACTGTGCCTGACTTCCAGCGGGTACAGATCACAGGGGATTATGCCTCTGGG GTGACAGTTGAAGACTTTGAAGTTGTCTGCAAAGGCCTGTACCGCGCCCTGTGCATCCGGGAGAAGTACATGCAGCAGTCTGTGCAGAGGTTCCCCAGGACCCCATCTCAGTACCTGCGTGCTATCGAAGGCGAGGTCTGGAGGGCGAGCGACACCGGCCCAG TGTTCACCCCGCCAGTGAAGGATGGAGAGGATCCCTTTGAAACTGGAAATTTCCCTGAGGACCTGGGATACCACGTCCAGATGAGGGATGGGGTAGTTTACATCTATGGAGACAAGGCAGCGCTTGAAAGAAATGAGCCAAAGGACCTGCCCTACCCCAGCCTCGAGCACTTTGTTGATGACATGAACTTCCTCTTGGCCCTGATTGCACAGGGCCCTGT TAAGACCTACACTCATCGGCGCCTGAAGTTCCTCTCGTCCAAGTTCCAGGTGCATGAAATGCTGAATGAGATGGAGGAGATGAAAGAGCTGAAGAACAACCCCCATCGGGACTTCTACAACTGCCGGAAG GTGGACACACACATCCATGCTGCAGCCTGCATGAACCAGAAGCATCTTCTGCGGTTCATCAAGCAATCATACTGTGTGGATGCTGACCGTGTAGTTTATGATGCCAAGGGCAAACAGCTCACCCTAAAACAGCTTTTCCAGCAGCTCAATCTGCACCCCTACGACCTGACAGTGGATTCCCTGGATGTCCATGCT GGGCGGCAGACATTTCAGCGCTTTGACAAGTTCAATGACAAGTACAACCCTGTGGGTGCAAGTGAGCTGCGTGACCTTTATCTGAAGACGGAGAATGCTATCAACGGCGAGTACTTTGCTACCATCATCAAG GAGGTTGGCTCTGATCTGGAGGATGCCAAGTACCAGCATGCGGAGCCTCGCCTCTCAATCTATGGGCGATCAGCTGAGGAGTGGCCCAAGCTAGCCAGCTGGTTCAACAATCATCGGGTCTATTCTCCCAACATGAAGTGGATGATCCAAGTACCCAGGATTTA TGATGTGTTCAGGTCTAAGAATTTCCTCCCACACTTTGAGAAGATGCTGGAAAATATCTTTGTTCCTGTGTTTGAGGCAACTATCAATCCTCAAGCCCACAAAGAGCTGAGTGTCTTTCTACGTCAC ATCACTGGCTTCGACAGCGTGGATGATGAATCCAAGCATAGTGGACACATGTTCTGCACTAAAAGCCCAAAGCCAAAGGAGTGGACTTCGGAGAAGAACCCATCCTACACCTACTATCTATACTATATGTATGCCAACATCCTGGTGCTCAACAACCTACGCAG GCAGCGTGGTATGAACACGTTCCTCTTCCGTCCACACTGTGGGGAAGCCGGGGCCCTCACACATCTGCTTACAGCCTTCATGACAGCAGATAATATCTCCCACGGTCTCAACCTCAAGAAG AGCCCAGTGTTGCAGTACCTGTACTTCCTTGCCCAGATTCCCATCGCTATGTCCCCACTCAGCAACAACAGCCTTTTCCTGGAGTATGCAAAGAATCCATTGCCTGATTTCCACCAGAAGGGCCTCATGGTGTCCCTTTCTACAGATGACCCCATGCAGTTCCATTACACCAAG GAGCCCCTGATGGAGGAGTACGCCATTGCTGCCCAAGTCTTCAAGCTCAGCACCTGTGACATGTGTGAAATTGCCAGAAACAGCGTCCTGCAGTGTGGCCTGTCCCACGAG GGCCCTGATGTCCGCACCGCTGTCCTCGTCTCTGGCAGGAGAAAGCCAAGTTCCTGGGGGAAAACTACCAGGAAGAGGGGCCCCAGGGCAACGACATCCGCAAGACAAACGTGGCCCAGATCCGCATGGCCTACCGCTACGAGACCTGGTGCTACGAGCTCAACCTCATCGCCGAGGGGCTGA
- the NRAS gene encoding GTPase NRas isoform X1 translates to MTEYKLVVVGAGGVGKSALTIQLIQNHFVDEYDPTIEDSYRKQVVIDGETCLLDILDTAGQEEYSAMRDQYMRTGEGFLCVFAINNSKSFADINLYREQIKRVKDSDDVPMVLVGNKCDLPTRTVDTKQAQELAKSYGIPFIETSAKTRQGVEDAFYTLVREIRQYRMKKLNSNEDGNQGCMGLSCVVM, encoded by the exons ATGACCGAGTACAAGCTGGTGGTGGTGGGCGCCGGCGGCGTCGGCAAGAGCGCGCTGACCATCCAGCTCATCCAGAACCACTTCGTGGACGAGTACGACCCCACCATCGAG GATTCGTATAGAAAGCAGGTTGTTATCGATGGCGAGACATGCTTGTTAGACATTCTGGACACCGCGGGCCAGGAAGAGTACAGTGCTATGCGTGATCAGTACATGAGAACTGGGGAAGGATTCCTCTGTGTTTTTGCTATTAACAACAGTAAATCCTTTGCTGATATTAACCTTTACAG agaaCAGATCAAGAGAGTGAAAGATTCAGATGATGTGCCAATGGTGCTAGTTGGGAATAAGTGTGATTTGCCCACAAGAACAGTAGACACAAAACAGGCTCAAGAATTAGCAAAAAGCTATGGAATTCCCTTCATAGAGACATCTGCTAAAACGAGACAG GGTGTGGAAGATGCTTTTTACACACTGGTGAGAGAGATCCGGCAGTACCGGATGAAAAAGCTCAACAGCAATGAAGATGGGAATCAAGGCTGTATGGGACTGTCTTGCGTTGTGATGTGA
- the NRAS gene encoding GTPase NRas isoform X2 yields the protein MTEYKLVVVGAGGVGKSALTIQLIQNHFVDEYDPTIEDSYRKQVVIDGETCLLDILDTAGQEEYSAMRDQYMRTGEGFLCVFAINNSKSFADINLYREQIKRVKDSDDVPMVLVGNKCDLPTRTVDTKQAQELAKSYGIPFIETSAKTRQKEFPRLD from the exons ATGACCGAGTACAAGCTGGTGGTGGTGGGCGCCGGCGGCGTCGGCAAGAGCGCGCTGACCATCCAGCTCATCCAGAACCACTTCGTGGACGAGTACGACCCCACCATCGAG GATTCGTATAGAAAGCAGGTTGTTATCGATGGCGAGACATGCTTGTTAGACATTCTGGACACCGCGGGCCAGGAAGAGTACAGTGCTATGCGTGATCAGTACATGAGAACTGGGGAAGGATTCCTCTGTGTTTTTGCTATTAACAACAGTAAATCCTTTGCTGATATTAACCTTTACAG agaaCAGATCAAGAGAGTGAAAGATTCAGATGATGTGCCAATGGTGCTAGTTGGGAATAAGTGTGATTTGCCCACAAGAACAGTAGACACAAAACAGGCTCAAGAATTAGCAAAAAGCTATGGAATTCCCTTCATAGAGACATCTGCTAAAACGAGACAG AAGGAATTCCCCAGACTGGACTAA
- the NRAS gene encoding GTPase NRas isoform X3, with the protein MTEYKLVVVGAGGVGKSALTIQLIQNHFVDEYDPTIEDSYRKQVVIDGETCLLDILDTAGQEEYSAMRDQYMRTGEGFLCVFAINNSKSFADINLYREQIKRVKDSDDVPMVLVGNKCDLPTRTVDTKQAQELAKSYGIPFIETSAKTRQE; encoded by the exons ATGACCGAGTACAAGCTGGTGGTGGTGGGCGCCGGCGGCGTCGGCAAGAGCGCGCTGACCATCCAGCTCATCCAGAACCACTTCGTGGACGAGTACGACCCCACCATCGAG GATTCGTATAGAAAGCAGGTTGTTATCGATGGCGAGACATGCTTGTTAGACATTCTGGACACCGCGGGCCAGGAAGAGTACAGTGCTATGCGTGATCAGTACATGAGAACTGGGGAAGGATTCCTCTGTGTTTTTGCTATTAACAACAGTAAATCCTTTGCTGATATTAACCTTTACAG agaaCAGATCAAGAGAGTGAAAGATTCAGATGATGTGCCAATGGTGCTAGTTGGGAATAAGTGTGATTTGCCCACAAGAACAGTAGACACAAAACAGGCTCAAGAATTAGCAAAAAGCTATGGAATTCCCTTCATAGAGACATCTGCTAAAACGAGACAG GAGTAG